A region from the Spiroplasma taiwanense CT-1 genome encodes:
- a CDS encoding alpha/beta hydrolase: MASKITEKIVQILNDKNRNNFELYKNQGYKNLLKIYLQAIANEIKDEKILELNLNNFNRVEYKSFDNKNIVGIYHLNPKKTKKWIISIHGYSSSKEASAVGAYYFNSLGYNIFSFDFRNHGESDDAQITLGINEQKDLEATLNYLKENFNPKEIAFIGFSMGAHTLNRLALDINPKKYKISFGISDSSYFETEKVLKKIINTIGGPLVGNFLDGLVEDVIEVYNQNHNIDVKGNTPKYMLPLCKESFPILFIHSKEDKITDYVDSEKLYSLRKILNEKDVIHIFQTGEHIRTQISHNKMYWKLVEDFIKKVK, translated from the coding sequence ATGGCTAGTAAAATAACTGAAAAAATAGTTCAAATTTTAAATGATAAAAATAGAAATAATTTTGAATTATATAAAAATCAAGGATATAAAAATTTACTTAAAATTTATTTACAAGCGATTGCAAATGAAATTAAAGATGAAAAAATTCTTGAGTTAAATCTAAATAATTTTAATAGAGTAGAATATAAATCTTTTGACAATAAAAATATTGTTGGCATTTATCATTTGAATCCAAAAAAAACAAAAAAATGAATTATATCAATTCATGGTTATTCTTCTTCAAAAGAAGCATCAGCTGTGGGAGCATATTATTTTAATAGTTTAGGATATAATATTTTTTCATTCGATTTTAGAAATCATGGAGAATCAGATGATGCTCAAATTACTTTAGGAATAAATGAACAAAAAGATTTAGAAGCAACTCTAAACTACCTTAAAGAAAATTTTAATCCAAAAGAAATTGCTTTTATTGGTTTTAGTATGGGTGCTCATACTTTAAATAGATTAGCATTAGATATAAATCCAAAAAAATATAAAATTTCATTTGGAATTTCTGATTCTTCCTATTTTGAAACAGAAAAAGTTTTAAAAAAAATAATAAATACAATTGGAGGACCTCTAGTTGGAAATTTTTTAGATGGACTAGTAGAAGACGTAATAGAAGTGTATAATCAAAATCATAATATCGATGTAAAAGGAAATACACCAAAATACATGTTACCTTTATGTAAAGAATCTTTTCCTATTTTATTTATTCATTCCAAAGAAGATAAAATTACAGATTATGTTGATAGTGAAAAACTTTATAGTTTAAGAAAAATTTTAAATGAAAAAGATGTGATTCATATTTTTCAAACAGGAGAACATATTAGAACACAAATTAGTCATAATAAAATGTATTGAAAACTTGTAGAGGATTTTATTAAAAAAGTTAAATAG
- a CDS encoding MurR/RpiR family transcriptional regulator codes for MKIIDLDKTELNATEESILNLINNDPTFFCTHSIQEVSKESNVSPSTMTRVCQKLGFKSFKSIQMFVYEKSRLESDYYQLGDDKTIEQIVHNVRGAALYTINETLSNIHYKTIEDISRRMYISNRIIIFGLEQQQTSANSFVFNLGRIDIPAQGVSNIHTYAQRVIFFDENDFAIFITRTGWTKEIIESIKWTYSKKIPILILTADIEVTKKQLEPEVNIKEIYIIETQTIKDDKIKYPSISSVPGEMIIFDLIFNIIVSLNDEFKEKFAKTAEISLNWNFEGHL; via the coding sequence ATGAAAATTATAGATTTAGATAAAACAGAGTTAAATGCAACTGAAGAATCAATTTTAAATTTAATCAATAATGATCCGACTTTTTTTTGTACTCATTCAATTCAAGAAGTCTCAAAAGAAAGTAATGTTAGTCCTTCAACAATGACGCGAGTTTGTCAAAAATTGGGATTTAAATCTTTTAAATCAATTCAAATGTTTGTTTATGAAAAATCAAGATTAGAAAGTGATTATTATCAATTGGGTGATGATAAAACAATTGAACAAATTGTTCATAATGTTAGAGGTGCTGCACTTTATACAATTAATGAAACTTTAAGTAATATTCATTATAAAACAATTGAAGATATTTCAAGAAGAATGTATATATCAAATCGTATAATTATTTTTGGTTTAGAGCAACAACAAACTAGTGCAAATTCATTTGTTTTTAACTTAGGAAGAATTGATATCCCAGCTCAAGGAGTATCTAATATTCATACTTATGCTCAAAGAGTTATATTTTTTGATGAAAATGATTTTGCAATTTTTATTACAAGAACTGGTTGAACAAAAGAAATTATTGAATCAATTAAGTGAACATACTCAAAAAAAATACCTATTTTAATATTGACTGCTGATATTGAAGTAACAAAAAAACAATTAGAGCCAGAAGTTAATATTAAAGAAATTTATATAATAGAAACTCAAACTATTAAAGATGATAAGATAAAATATCCATCAATTTCTTCAGTTCCTGGAGAGATGATTATTTTTGACTTAATTTTTAATATAATAGTTAGTTTAAATGACGAATTTAAGGAAAAATTTGCAAAAACTGCAGAAATTTCTTTAAATTGGAATTTTGAAGGACATTTATAA
- a CDS encoding lipoprotein, translating into MKKLLSLLAVTSLVATSTTSVIACSDNTILDLSSLNWKWDLGNFEVNDDEIINQKYIIKKLAEINKISIENESDIEKLVNIYFDFSSITLLNSTIQPREDEIMQYTAKISSNLNSKIVKRNQTITFKAKVSDIIKAKSPIEYTEHNISGYWYQWETKIESKTLSAEDTLLVNLKDSSYSIINLAYLLSTKNYDTNLDLWLTKENIDYLNTRNKNIDQKKYIAFFGGATGDRMLFSWDQKNDLKISLKEKIDTLNLDGIDLAISGQTLYNRESQETISQAIREVMIEKWLENKNFYLTLSPKLQYLFLKDYERNSASYIPFIESLQGWYEDINVLITNIFRTKYSIIAKETITSKNVNLKKGEIIYSALGAQEPEYFYLIIRSLIDLSWNNGSGYYSLVNKPVRIGLADKYGAIAGTVEDINSETNEPTNIKKH; encoded by the coding sequence ATGAAAAAACTACTTAGTTTATTGGCAGTAACAAGTTTAGTAGCAACTTCAACAACATCTGTAATTGCTTGTTCTGATAACACAATATTAGATCTCTCATCTTTAAATTGAAAATGAGATTTAGGAAATTTTGAAGTTAATGATGATGAAATAATTAATCAAAAATACATTATTAAAAAACTTGCAGAAATTAATAAAATTAGTATAGAAAATGAAAGTGATATTGAAAAACTTGTAAATATTTATTTTGATTTTTCTTCAATAACTTTACTAAATTCTACAATTCAACCAAGAGAAGATGAAATAATGCAATATACTGCAAAAATTTCATCAAATTTAAATTCAAAAATAGTTAAAAGAAATCAAACAATTACTTTTAAAGCAAAAGTTTCAGATATTATAAAGGCAAAATCACCAATTGAATATACTGAGCATAATATATCAGGTTATTGGTATCAATGAGAAACTAAAATTGAATCAAAAACTTTATCTGCAGAAGATACATTACTAGTAAATTTAAAAGATTCAAGCTACTCAATTATTAATTTAGCTTATTTATTATCAACTAAAAATTATGATACAAATCTTGATTTGTGATTAACTAAGGAAAATATTGATTATTTAAATACTAGAAATAAAAATATTGATCAAAAAAAATACATAGCTTTTTTTGGTGGCGCAACAGGAGATAGAATGCTTTTTTCATGAGACCAAAAAAATGATTTAAAAATTTCTTTAAAAGAAAAAATAGATACTTTAAATTTAGATGGAATTGATTTAGCAATTTCTGGTCAAACTTTATATAATAGAGAAAGCCAAGAAACTATTTCTCAAGCTATTAGAGAAGTAATGATTGAAAAGTGATTAGAAAATAAAAATTTTTATCTAACATTATCTCCAAAATTACAATATTTATTTTTAAAAGATTATGAAAGAAATTCTGCAAGTTATATTCCTTTTATTGAATCATTACAAGGATGGTATGAAGATATAAATGTATTAATTACAAATATATTTAGAACTAAATATAGCATTATTGCAAAGGAAACAATTACAAGTAAAAATGTTAATTTAAAAAAGGGTGAAATAATATATTCTGCTCTAGGTGCTCAAGAACCTGAATATTTTTATTTAATAATTAGAAGTTTAATTGATTTGTCTTGAAATAATGGATCAGGTTATTATTCACTTGTAAATAAACCTGTAAGAATTGGTTTAGCAGATAAATATGGTGCAATTGCAGGAACAGTAGAAGATATAAATAGTGAAACTAACGAACCAACAAATATAAAAAAGCACTAG
- the ileS gene encoding isoleucine--tRNA ligase: protein MEKNYKDTLLIYQTDFEMKADLKLKESKIQNKWLSEKIYNKRLKQVKNRPTFTLHDGPPYANGNIHVGHSLNKILKDFIVRWKNQIGFNSNYIMGWDTHGLPIETAIAKTGVDRKTLSPVTFREMCKNYALEQISIQSEQFKRLGIFTDYDVKYITLTQDFENSELNLYLKMIEKQLIYRDLKPIFWSPSSESALAEAEIEYAEVKSPSIYVACQIKDEKFENTYFVVWTTTPWTIPGNQLIAIASDLEYVQISVKNDSRYFIIANDLLQIVSETIGWEEVKVINKYKGIELKGINYHHPWYEQKTGFTVIGDHVTSESGTGLVHTAGGFGEDDFKIVKENNLEAFAPIDKQGKFDVTVNDKKLEGVFYEDANKIIGEYLSKKNLLLKLKFIKHSYPHDWRTKKPVMWKATHQWFIGLDKVKKEIDKVIVENVKTNPEWSKERLRNIIKDRNDWTISRQRLWGVPIIAFFDKQKNPHIEFEVVKYAIDVIKQKGTNVWFELPADDFLPEKYRNQGWTKEKDILDVWFDSGSSNIALEQNFNLQRPFDVYLEGNDQYRGWFNSSMINSVIFDGKPAYKELLTHGMTNDEKGKKMSKSIGNTIDPLVIADELGADILRLWVLSTDFTDDQRIGNEILKQVSESYRKIRNTMRFILSNLVDFDPNLNYKKDLEEVDLFALHNLSITKDKIKQAFENYQFNNVFKLINNYITNDLSSFYLDFIKDIIYVEAKDSIRRRQVQTVMYEQLWALLDMLKPILIHTVEEVYTHMKNIKKEDSIHLVDWKEQSFIQKDEFVNRWNAVLALRNDVNEALEKARNEKIIKKGFEAKIFIQLKKDFDYIKKIKDLYQILIVNSIEFISGEENINYKVANVSVELKQGLKCQRCWAIFDNLIDDICQRCHEVIN from the coding sequence ATGGAAAAAAATTATAAAGATACTTTGCTAATTTATCAAACTGATTTTGAAATGAAAGCGGATTTGAAATTAAAAGAGTCAAAAATTCAAAATAAATGATTAAGTGAAAAAATATATAATAAAAGATTAAAACAAGTAAAAAATAGACCTACTTTCACTCTTCATGATGGGCCACCATATGCAAATGGAAATATTCATGTGGGTCATTCATTAAATAAAATTTTAAAAGATTTTATTGTTAGATGAAAAAATCAAATTGGATTTAATTCAAATTATATAATGGGTTGAGATACTCATGGTTTACCAATTGAAACTGCAATTGCAAAAACTGGAGTAGATAGAAAAACATTAAGTCCTGTTACTTTTAGAGAAATGTGTAAAAATTATGCACTTGAACAAATTTCAATTCAATCTGAACAATTTAAGAGATTGGGTATTTTTACAGATTATGATGTAAAATATATAACTTTAACTCAAGATTTTGAAAATAGTGAATTAAATCTTTATTTAAAAATGATTGAAAAACAATTGATTTATAGAGATTTAAAACCAATTTTTTGATCACCTTCAAGTGAATCTGCATTAGCCGAAGCTGAAATTGAATATGCAGAAGTTAAATCACCGAGTATTTATGTTGCTTGCCAAATAAAGGATGAAAAATTTGAAAATACATATTTTGTAGTTTGAACAACAACACCTTGAACAATTCCAGGAAATCAATTAATTGCAATAGCAAGTGATTTAGAATATGTTCAAATATCTGTTAAAAATGATTCTCGCTATTTTATAATTGCAAATGATTTATTACAAATAGTCAGTGAAACTATTGGATGAGAAGAAGTTAAAGTAATTAATAAATATAAAGGAATTGAGTTAAAAGGCATAAATTATCACCATCCTTGATATGAACAAAAAACAGGTTTTACTGTAATTGGAGATCATGTTACAAGTGAATCAGGAACAGGTTTAGTTCATACAGCTGGGGGATTTGGAGAAGATGACTTTAAAATAGTTAAAGAAAATAATTTAGAAGCTTTTGCACCAATTGATAAACAAGGAAAATTTGATGTTACAGTAAATGATAAAAAATTGGAAGGAGTTTTTTATGAAGATGCAAATAAAATTATTGGAGAATATTTAAGTAAAAAAAATCTTTTATTAAAATTAAAATTTATAAAACATTCATATCCTCATGATTGAAGAACAAAAAAACCAGTAATGTGAAAAGCAACTCATCAATGATTTATTGGTTTAGATAAAGTAAAAAAAGAAATTGATAAAGTAATTGTTGAAAATGTTAAAACTAATCCAGAATGATCAAAAGAACGACTAAGAAATATTATAAAAGATAGAAATGATTGAACTATTTCAAGACAAAGATTGTGAGGAGTACCAATTATAGCTTTTTTTGATAAACAAAAAAATCCTCATATTGAATTTGAAGTTGTAAAATATGCAATTGATGTAATAAAACAAAAAGGAACAAATGTTTGATTTGAATTACCAGCAGATGATTTTTTACCTGAAAAATATAGAAATCAAGGTTGAACAAAAGAAAAAGATATTTTAGATGTTTGATTTGATTCAGGAAGTTCAAATATTGCATTAGAGCAAAATTTCAATTTACAAAGACCTTTTGATGTATATTTGGAAGGAAATGATCAATATAGGGGATGATTTAATTCATCAATGATAAATTCAGTTATTTTTGATGGAAAGCCAGCATACAAAGAACTTTTAACTCATGGAATGACAAATGATGAAAAAGGTAAAAAAATGTCAAAATCAATTGGAAATACAATTGATCCTTTAGTAATTGCAGATGAATTAGGTGCAGATATTTTAAGATTATGAGTATTATCAACAGACTTTACAGATGATCAAAGAATTGGAAATGAAATATTAAAACAAGTTTCAGAATCATATAGAAAAATTAGAAATACAATGCGATTTATTTTATCTAATTTAGTTGATTTTGATCCAAATTTAAATTATAAAAAAGATTTAGAAGAAGTTGATTTATTTGCACTACATAATTTATCAATTACAAAAGATAAAATAAAACAAGCTTTTGAAAATTATCAATTTAATAATGTTTTTAAGTTAATAAATAATTATATTACAAATGACTTATCATCATTTTACTTAGATTTTATTAAAGATATTATCTATGTTGAAGCAAAGGATTCAATTAGAAGAAGACAAGTTCAAACAGTAATGTATGAACAACTATGAGCATTACTTGATATGTTAAAGCCAATTTTAATTCATACTGTTGAAGAAGTTTATACTCACATGAAAAACATTAAAAAAGAGGATTCAATTCATTTAGTTGATTGAAAAGAACAAAGTTTTATTCAAAAAGATGAATTTGTAAATCGTTGAAATGCAGTTCTTGCACTTAGAAATGATGTAAATGAGGCACTTGAAAAAGCTAGAAATGAAAAAATTATAAAAAAGGGTTTTGAAGCAAAAATATTTATTCAATTAAAAAAAGATTTTGATTATATTAAAAAAATTAAAGATTTGTATCAAATTTTAATAGTTAACTCAATTGAATTTATTTCAGGAGAAGAAAATATTAATTATAAAGTAGCAAATGTTAGTGTAGAATTAAAACAAGGATTAAAGTGTCAAAGATGTTGAGCTATTTTTGATAATTTAATAGATGATATTTGTCAAAGATGTCATGAAGTAATAAATTAG
- a CDS encoding ATP-binding cassette domain-containing protein, giving the protein MNKKELIVVLENVSKIFNKKVWAIKKINLKIYKGEGIALIGPNQSGKSVLGRLIASQIKQTGGIIEYYFSNGDALSSIGFQFRQTSWPDGFKVKDIFELYKNIYNMKDKEWLDEILNVFDISSRWEKTLSMCNNSWLQLFSIALAILHKPEFVVLDEVSSTIGIDFKVKVLSFLKKYRDENKATFIIISPDETTFNYLCKRIIVLDNGLIISDDYISEWNENLDFDKYSLQIMQAIAEKEVNINPDPVFKPILRKYESQLEKFRAKFLTFLEKNVQFENEEKIIYIKNINFHVNELHDQLINISTSALNKKNVDDVKNNTKKLIKLIKKTKRQFNKMDNKVEYKKSALTFFKKIAMFLKYLEEELYLNFKSSKFLVNENELTAELTKKEVTELFFLKKKYIQEEIRIMKLENRNFKRQEKIKKQTTN; this is encoded by the coding sequence ATGAATAAAAAAGAATTAATTGTAGTTTTAGAAAATGTTTCAAAAATATTTAACAAAAAAGTTTGAGCAATTAAAAAGATAAATTTGAAAATTTATAAAGGTGAAGGTATTGCTCTTATTGGACCAAATCAATCTGGTAAAAGTGTTTTAGGAAGATTAATTGCAAGTCAAATAAAACAAACAGGTGGAATCATAGAATATTACTTTTCAAATGGAGATGCATTAAGTTCAATTGGTTTTCAATTTAGACAAACATCTTGACCTGATGGTTTTAAAGTTAAAGATATTTTTGAATTGTATAAAAATATTTATAATATGAAAGATAAGGAATGATTAGATGAAATCTTAAATGTTTTTGATATTTCATCAAGGTGAGAAAAAACTTTATCAATGTGTAATAATTCTTGATTACAATTATTTTCTATAGCCCTTGCCATACTTCATAAACCAGAATTTGTTGTTTTAGATGAAGTTTCATCTACTATAGGAATAGACTTTAAAGTGAAAGTATTAAGTTTTTTAAAAAAATATAGAGATGAAAACAAGGCAACTTTTATAATAATTTCACCAGATGAAACTACTTTTAATTATTTATGTAAAAGAATTATTGTTTTAGATAATGGACTTATTATATCTGATGATTATATTTCTGAATGAAATGAAAATTTAGATTTTGATAAATATTCATTGCAAATAATGCAAGCAATTGCAGAAAAAGAAGTCAATATTAATCCAGATCCAGTTTTTAAACCAATTTTAAGAAAATATGAAAGTCAATTAGAAAAATTTAGAGCAAAATTTTTAACTTTTTTAGAAAAAAATGTTCAATTTGAAAATGAAGAAAAAATTATTTATATAAAAAATATAAATTTTCATGTTAATGAATTACATGACCAATTAATTAATATTTCAACATCAGCCTTAAATAAAAAAAATGTTGATGATGTTAAAAATAACACAAAAAAATTAATTAAATTAATCAAAAAAACTAAAAGACAATTTAATAAAATGGATAATAAAGTAGAGTACAAAAAATCTGCCTTAACTTTTTTTAAAAAAATTGCAATGTTTTTAAAATATCTAGAAGAAGAATTATACCTCAATTTTAAATCAAGTAAATTTTTAGTTAATGAAAATGAATTAACAGCAGAATTGACTAAAAAGGAAGTCACAGAGTTATTTTTTTTAAAGAAAAAGTATATTCAAGAAGAAATAAGAATAATGAAATTAGAAAACAGAAATTTTAAAAGACAAGAAAAAATAAAAAAACAAACTACTAATTAA
- a CDS encoding ABC transporter permease — protein sequence MQQSRWSIFKSIWKIQWDNYKKDSFNIFSGWVITTITLVVWLAFKNSGSMTYDEFVLASAIGISGIRNCLFNFHKTLHDFKSTLFFERLFNTKISKTFIFGTMILFNQIMNSCVTLFLVGLSMLFPEQRQSIQSVNWFSFFLGFILLLLMSNLIAFILAFTIKKYEIAAVYGNIYYFGSVYLLGLGIPYSTLSSSQTIIIISFLFPQRYVLNIMDSGWINDFYMQNESFGYNGNFWIPYVVSFILILVFLIILIFIFRRKFEYENKKYKRYSNTKKHLAIIYSIKRASTISELEEAMKIWNSLLPKNEKMKKLRIKKIKIKKIKKGE from the coding sequence ATGCAACAATCAAGATGAAGTATTTTTAAATCTATTTGAAAAATTCAATGAGATAATTATAAAAAAGATAGCTTTAATATTTTTTCTGGTTGAGTAATTACAACAATTACTTTAGTTGTGTGATTAGCATTCAAAAATTCTGGTTCAATGACTTATGATGAATTCGTTCTTGCTAGTGCTATTGGTATTAGTGGAATAAGAAATTGTTTATTTAATTTTCATAAAACTCTTCATGATTTTAAATCAACTTTATTTTTTGAAAGGCTTTTTAATACAAAGATATCAAAAACATTTATTTTTGGAACAATGATATTATTCAATCAAATTATGAATTCTTGTGTCACTTTATTTTTAGTTGGTTTATCTATGTTATTTCCAGAACAAAGACAATCTATACAAAGTGTTAATTGATTTTCATTTTTTCTTGGCTTTATTTTATTGCTTTTAATGTCAAATTTAATTGCCTTCATTTTAGCATTTACAATAAAAAAATATGAAATAGCAGCAGTTTATGGAAATATCTATTATTTTGGTTCTGTTTACTTACTTGGTTTGGGTATTCCATACAGTACATTGTCAAGCTCTCAAACTATTATAATAATCAGTTTTCTTTTTCCACAAAGATATGTTTTAAATATTATGGATTCAGGTTGAATTAATGATTTTTATATGCAAAATGAATCCTTTGGTTATAATGGAAATTTTTGAATTCCTTATGTTGTAAGCTTTATTTTAATTTTAGTTTTTTTAATTATTTTGATATTTATTTTTAGAAGGAAATTTGAATATGAAAACAAAAAATACAAAAGATATTCAAATACAAAAAAACACTTAGCAATTATTTATTCAATAAAAAGAGCTTCAACTATTAGTGAACTTGAAGAAGCAATGAAAATATGAAATTCATTATTACCAAAAAATGAAAAAATGAAAAAATTAAGAATTAAGAAAATAAAAATTAAGAAAATAAAAAAAGGAGAATAA
- a CDS encoding ABC-2 transporter permease: MTKTKFKLNLKIFYNLYILSIKSFLYSPLNMFLGVFLILFILIIWLLFKSDDPFIFASAIGTLIARNGVHTFYRNVNMNRTVGFSQRMKFTGMNGFLRPFANILASFTINALILMLMLTIIIIFFKEQRNMFEHVNWTMFLTGAFLLWILSVLISYSIYVFCKNQTWGNIIASLIYLISYNLLGCAFPYETIAGNAPWLNFVLYFVPQRYMMNVMQAGWVDATNLNYLGKNNGQYKVDFKLRENLLIPYLITFSFILILSILLITFIIINVQRRKKDGYGANIVLKLSSKYIRDIKRCTNIEELNNLRSQHLTQLGFDSNYIKNNEGYSNFKNLKHKKGKNR; the protein is encoded by the coding sequence ATGACAAAAACAAAATTCAAATTAAATTTAAAGATTTTTTATAATTTATATATTTTGTCAATAAAATCCTTTCTTTATTCACCTTTAAATATGTTTTTAGGAGTTTTTTTAATACTTTTTATTTTAATAATTTGATTACTTTTTAAAAGTGATGACCCATTTATTTTTGCAAGTGCAATTGGGACTTTAATAGCACGAAATGGTGTTCATACTTTCTATAGAAATGTTAATATGAACAGAACTGTTGGTTTTAGTCAAAGAATGAAATTTACAGGTATGAATGGTTTTTTAAGGCCTTTTGCAAATATCTTGGCATCATTTACAATAAATGCTTTAATTCTTATGTTAATGTTAACAATAATAATAATCTTTTTTAAAGAACAAAGGAATATGTTTGAACATGTTAATTGGACTATGTTTTTAACAGGAGCATTTTTACTTTGAATTTTATCAGTTTTAATAAGTTACTCAATTTATGTATTTTGTAAAAATCAAACTTGAGGAAATATTATTGCAAGTTTAATATATTTGATTTCATATAATTTACTAGGTTGTGCATTTCCTTATGAAACAATTGCAGGTAATGCTCCTTGATTAAATTTTGTCTTATATTTTGTTCCTCAAAGATATATGATGAATGTTATGCAGGCTGGTTGAGTTGATGCAACAAATTTAAATTACCTTGGAAAGAATAATGGACAATATAAAGTAGATTTTAAATTAAGAGAAAATTTATTAATTCCTTATTTAATTACATTTTCTTTTATTCTAATACTTTCAATTTTACTAATTACATTTATAATTATTAACGTGCAAAGAAGAAAAAAAGATGGTTATGGTGCAAATATTGTTTTGAAATTATCTTCAAAATATATTAGAGATATCAAAAGGTGTACTAATATTGAAGAATTAAATAATTTAAGAAGTCAACATCTAACTCAATTAGGTTTTGATAGTAATTATATTAAAAATAATGAAGGTTATAGCAATTTTAAAAATTTAAAGCATAAAAAGGGTAAAAATAGATAA